A stretch of the Synechocystis sp. PCC 7338 genome encodes the following:
- the glyS gene encoding glycine--tRNA ligase subunit beta, with amino-acid sequence MPLQTFLFEIGTEELPADFVRSAIAQWQGLIPPGLAAEFLEPESVEIYGTPRRLTVLIKGLPECQPDRLEEIKGPPASAAFKDGQPTPAALGFAKKQGVSPEDFEIRSTPKGDFIFVNKQLRGQASQDLLPKLALGWLKALDGRRFMRWGDGDWRFPRPIRWLVCLLDDQVLPLHIDNGSTTLVADRLSRGHRILHPAPVSLAHGEDYLAQLKQAGVVVDPKERRAIIEQQITTQAATPEGKAIIYDDLLDEVEQLVEYPTAVLGQFDQEFLSLPREVITTVMVTHQRYFPVVDKDGQLLPHFITIANGDPSKGEIIAAGNGRVIRARLADAKFFYQADCDDSLDSYLPQLETVTFQEELGTMRDKVDRIMEMAAAIADQLGVTEQQRGEIDSTAMLCKADLVTQMVYEFPELQGIMGEKYALVSGESAVVAQGIVEHYLPRHQDDDLPQGLPGQVVGMADRLDTLVSIFGLGLLPTGSSDPFALRRAANAVINVAWTAGLEVNLLELLNQGCQDFVTSHPDKTSPLPALKAFFLQRLQTLLQDEQGIDYDLVNAVLGSGETNCDDAESTMPDRLLADLQDVRERAQYLQELRDNGHLDAIYPTVNRSAKLASKGTLPTTQLDPRPVVQAPQLVQDSEKAVYQALLAIYPKAVEVQESRDYETLVNALHELAPTVADFFDGPDSVLVMAENDELRQNRLNLLGLIRNYALILGDFGAIVKGA; translated from the coding sequence ATGCCCCTGCAAACCTTTCTATTTGAAATTGGAACTGAAGAGTTACCCGCCGATTTTGTTCGTAGTGCGATCGCCCAGTGGCAAGGGTTAATTCCCCCAGGTTTGGCGGCGGAGTTTTTAGAACCGGAGTCGGTGGAAATTTACGGCACGCCCCGGCGCTTAACGGTGTTGATTAAAGGTTTACCGGAATGTCAGCCCGATCGCCTAGAGGAAATTAAGGGGCCACCGGCCAGTGCCGCTTTCAAGGACGGCCAACCCACCCCAGCCGCGTTGGGCTTTGCCAAAAAACAAGGGGTCAGCCCAGAGGATTTTGAAATCCGCTCCACCCCCAAAGGAGATTTTATTTTTGTCAATAAGCAACTGCGGGGCCAAGCGAGCCAGGATTTGTTACCCAAGCTAGCCCTAGGTTGGCTCAAGGCTTTGGATGGTCGACGGTTTATGCGTTGGGGAGATGGAGATTGGCGCTTCCCCCGTCCCATTCGTTGGTTGGTTTGTTTGTTGGATGACCAGGTTTTACCTCTACATATTGACAATGGCTCTACTACCTTAGTCGCTGATCGCCTTTCCCGGGGACATCGAATTTTGCACCCAGCACCAGTTAGCCTAGCCCACGGAGAAGATTATTTGGCTCAGTTAAAACAGGCTGGGGTCGTGGTGGATCCCAAGGAGCGCCGGGCCATAATTGAGCAACAAATTACCACCCAGGCGGCCACCCCAGAAGGCAAAGCGATTATTTATGACGATTTGCTCGATGAAGTGGAACAGTTGGTGGAATATCCCACCGCAGTGTTAGGGCAGTTTGATCAAGAATTTCTCAGCTTACCCAGGGAAGTGATTACCACCGTCATGGTCACCCATCAACGCTACTTTCCCGTGGTGGACAAAGATGGCCAGCTATTACCCCATTTCATCACCATTGCCAACGGCGATCCCAGCAAAGGGGAGATTATTGCGGCGGGCAATGGCCGAGTCATTCGGGCCCGCTTAGCCGATGCCAAATTTTTCTATCAGGCTGACTGTGACGATAGCCTCGACAGCTATTTGCCCCAACTAGAAACGGTTACCTTCCAAGAAGAGTTGGGCACCATGCGGGATAAGGTGGACCGCATTATGGAAATGGCCGCGGCGATCGCCGATCAGTTGGGGGTAACGGAGCAACAGCGGGGGGAAATTGACAGCACTGCCATGCTTTGTAAAGCAGATCTGGTAACCCAAATGGTGTACGAATTTCCTGAACTGCAAGGCATTATGGGGGAAAAATACGCCCTCGTTAGCGGTGAATCGGCGGTGGTAGCCCAGGGCATTGTGGAGCATTACCTCCCCCGGCACCAGGATGATGATTTACCCCAAGGCTTACCCGGTCAAGTGGTGGGCATGGCCGATCGCCTCGATACTCTAGTGAGTATTTTTGGTTTGGGTTTACTTCCCACTGGCTCTTCCGATCCCTTTGCCCTGCGGCGGGCAGCCAATGCGGTGATTAACGTAGCCTGGACGGCGGGTCTAGAAGTCAATTTACTGGAACTATTGAACCAGGGTTGCCAGGATTTTGTCACCTCCCACCCCGACAAAACTTCCCCCCTCCCAGCGTTAAAGGCATTTTTTCTGCAAAGACTACAAACCTTACTTCAGGATGAACAGGGCATTGATTATGACCTAGTCAACGCTGTGTTGGGCAGTGGGGAAACAAACTGTGACGATGCCGAAAGTACGATGCCTGACCGCCTGTTGGCGGATTTACAGGATGTCAGGGAAAGGGCTCAATATCTGCAAGAATTGCGGGACAACGGTCATTTAGACGCCATTTATCCCACCGTGAACCGTTCCGCCAAGCTAGCTAGTAAGGGCACCTTGCCAACAACTCAACTGGACCCCCGTCCTGTGGTCCAAGCTCCCCAACTGGTCCAGGATTCGGAAAAAGCAGTTTACCAAGCATTGTTGGCCATTTATCCCAAAGCGGTAGAAGTGCAAGAAAGCCGTGACTACGAAACTTTGGTAAACGCTCTACATGAGTTGGCCCCCACCGTGGCGGACTTTTTCGACGGACCGGATAGTGTGTTGGTAATGGCGGAAAATGACGAATTACGGCAAAATCGCCTTAACTTACTCGGTCTAATTCGTAATTATGCCCTAATTCTGGGAGATTTCGGGGCGATCGTCAAAGGAGCGTAA
- a CDS encoding lipid-A-disaccharide synthase-related protein: MLPKILLLSNGHGEDAIAVSIGQAWSALAGMKPEKILVGLPLVGKGSSYRRLNIPLIGPVKTMPSGGFNNMDARELWRDVQGGLWGLTKAQLGSLKQWTAQGGKVVAVGDIVPLALAWLGRGDYAFVGTAKSEYYLRSPVGEWLPSTQAWEKWLGSTYYPWEQWLMMRKNCTAVFPRDRLTHASLLSQGVISYPVGNPMMDGLNSQDYQPQPLQPGQSLSITLLPGSRSPEMERNWALIGRSLTSVLTHFSDVSVTFLAAIAPSLPLAPLMAEVETQGWQRLEENNVELLTNKISCLIEGPVFQKNQAHLVFSQQQFADCLHNAQAAIAMAGTATEQFVGLGKPVISFPGAGPQYNPYFARRQTWLLGESLILLDAPEQTGIALKKVLHNQNQLEAIARNGRERLGEAGAARRIAEVLHQQWG; this comes from the coding sequence ATGCTGCCGAAGATTTTACTGCTCAGCAATGGCCACGGAGAAGATGCGATCGCCGTTAGCATTGGCCAGGCTTGGAGTGCTCTGGCGGGGATGAAGCCTGAGAAAATATTAGTGGGATTACCCTTGGTAGGGAAAGGCAGTAGTTATCGACGCTTAAATATTCCTCTAATTGGCCCGGTGAAAACCATGCCCTCCGGTGGCTTTAACAACATGGATGCCAGGGAATTATGGCGGGATGTTCAGGGTGGTCTATGGGGGCTCACTAAAGCCCAGTTGGGAAGTTTGAAACAATGGACAGCGCAAGGGGGCAAAGTTGTAGCAGTGGGGGACATCGTGCCCCTGGCCCTAGCTTGGTTGGGCCGAGGTGATTACGCCTTTGTGGGCACAGCTAAGTCGGAATATTATCTCCGCTCCCCCGTTGGGGAATGGTTACCCAGTACCCAAGCTTGGGAAAAATGGCTTGGTTCCACCTACTACCCTTGGGAGCAGTGGTTAATGATGAGGAAAAATTGCACAGCGGTCTTTCCCCGCGATCGCCTCACCCATGCAAGTTTATTAAGCCAAGGCGTGATTAGTTACCCCGTGGGCAATCCGATGATGGACGGTTTAAACTCGCAGGATTACCAACCCCAACCGTTACAGCCAGGGCAGAGTTTGAGCATTACCCTTTTACCCGGTTCCCGATCGCCAGAAATGGAACGGAATTGGGCCCTCATTGGGCGAAGTTTAACTAGCGTGTTAACCCATTTTTCCGATGTTTCTGTAACCTTCCTGGCGGCGATCGCCCCTTCCCTCCCCTTAGCACCGTTGATGGCTGAAGTGGAAACCCAGGGTTGGCAACGATTGGAGGAAAATAACGTGGAACTTTTGACCAACAAAATTTCTTGCCTGATCGAGGGACCCGTTTTCCAAAAAAACCAAGCCCATTTGGTTTTTAGCCAACAACAGTTTGCCGATTGTCTGCACAATGCCCAAGCGGCGATCGCCATGGCTGGTACCGCCACGGAACAATTTGTCGGTCTTGGTAAACCGGTGATTAGTTTTCCTGGTGCTGGCCCCCAATACAATCCTTATTTTGCCCGTCGTCAAACCTGGCTCCTGGGGGAGTCCTTAATCCTCTTAGATGCCCCGGAACAAACTGGCATAGCTCTAAAAAAAGTACTACATAATCAGAATCAACTAGAGGCGATCGCCCGTAATGGCCGGGAACGATTGGGGGAAGCTGGAGCCGCCCGCCGTATTGCAGAAGTCCTCCACCAACAATGGGGTTAG